A stretch of Carya illinoinensis cultivar Pawnee chromosome 14, C.illinoinensisPawnee_v1, whole genome shotgun sequence DNA encodes these proteins:
- the LOC122294491 gene encoding homeobox-leucine zipper protein REVOLUTA-like, whose amino-acid sequence MALAVAQQHRESSSGSIDRHLDAGKYVRYTAEQVEALERVYAECPKPSSLRRQQLIRECPILSNIDPKQIKVWFQNRRCREKQRKEASRLQTVNRKLSAMNKLLMEENDRLQKQVSQLVCENGHMRQQLHTAPAATTDASCDSVATTPQHSLRDANNPAGLLSIAEETLAEFLSKATGTAVDWVQMPGMKPGPDSVGIFTISQSCSGVAARACGLVSLEPTKTAEILKDRLTWFRDCRSLEVFTMFPAGNGGTIELVYTQTYAPTTLAPARDFWTLRYTTSLENGSLVVCERSLSGSGAGPNAAAAAQFVRAEMLPSGYLIRPCEGGGSIIHIVDHLNLEAWSVPEVLRPLYESSKMVAQKMTIAGLRYIRQIAQEMSGEVVYGFGRQPAVLRTFSQRLSRGFNDAVNGFNDDGWSLMNCDGAEDVIISVNSTKNLSTTSNPANFLTLGGGILCAKASMLLQNVPPAVLVRFLREHRSEWADFNVDAYSAASLKAGSYTFPGMRPTRFTGSQIIMPLGHTIEHEEVLEIIRLESHCLPQEDAFVSRDIHLLQICNGVDEHAVGACSELIFATIDEMFPDDAPLLPSGFRIIPLDSKTCDAKDSLPTHRTLDLTSSLEVGPATDHSAGDASSCHSRSVLTIAFQFPFDSSLQDNVANMARQYVRSVISSVQRVAMAISPAGLSPAVGPKLSPGSPEALTLAHWICQSYSYHLGAELLGSDSLGGDSVLKHLWDHQDAIMCCTLKSLPVFIFANQAGLDMLETTLVALQDITLDKIFDESGRKALCADFAKLMQQGFTYLPSGICMSTMGRHVSYEQAVAWKVLAADETTVHCLAFSFVNWSFV is encoded by the exons ATGGCGTTGGCTGTGGCTCAGCAGCACAGAGAGAGCAGCAGTGGGAGCATCGACCGGCACCTTGATGCCGGCAAGTACGTAAGGTACACGGCTGAGCAGGTAGAGGCACTAGAGCGCGTCTATGCAGAGTGTCCAAAACCCAGCTCGTTGCGCCGGCAGCAGTTGATCCGGGAGTGCCCCATTCTCTCCAACATCGACCCCAAGCAGATCAAAGTCTGGTTCCAGAATCGCAG GTGCCGAGAGAAGCAGAGAAAAGAGGCTTCGCGCCTTCAGACTGTGAACCGGAAATTGTCAGCGATGAACAAGTTGTTGATGGAGGAGAATGATCGCCTGCAGAAACAGGTTTCACAGCTCGTATGCGAAAATGGCCATATGCGGCAACAGCTTCATACT GCACCAGCGGCAACTACCGATGCAAGTTGTGACTCAGTGGCTACCACTCCTCAGCATTCTCTAAGAGATGCTAATAACCCTGCTGG ACTTCTCTCCATTGCAGAGGAGACCTTGGCAGAGTTCCTTTCCAAGGCTACAGGAACTGCTGTTGATTGGGTCCAGATGCCTGGGATGAAG CCTGGTCCGGATTCGGTTGGGATCTTTACCATTTCACAAAGTTGCAGTGGAGTGGCAGCTCGAGCGTGTGGTCTTGTGAGTTTGGAACCTACAAAG ACTGCAGAGATCCTTAAAGATCGCCTAACTTGGTTCCGGGACTGTCGGAGCCTTGAAGTTTTCACCATGTTTCCAGCTGGAAATGGAGGGACAATTGAACTAGTTTACACACAG ACATATGCTCCAACTACGCTGGCTCCTGCACGGGATTTTTGGACTTTAAGATACACTACAAGCCTAGAAAATGGCAGTCTTGTG GTTTGCGAGAGATCCCTTTCTGGTTCTGGTGCTGGCCCAAATGCAGCAGCTGCTGCTCAGTTTGTGAGAGCTGAAATGCTTCCTAGTGGCTACCTGATTCGGCCATGTGAGGGTGGAGGGTCAATAATCCATATTGTTGACCACCTGAATCTTGAG GCTTGGAGTGTGCCAGAAGTGCTGCGGCCGCTTTATGAATCATCAAAAATGGTGGCCCAAAAAATGACGATTGCG GGGCTACGTTATATCAGGCAAATAGCTCAGGAGATGAGTGGTGAGGTTGTATATGGTTTTGGCAGGCAGCCAGCTGTTCTGAGGACTTTTAGCCAACGATTAAGCAG AGGCTTCAATGATGCTGTAAATGGATTCAATGATGATGGCTGGTCATTGATGAACTGTGATGGTGCTGAAGATGTGATTATATCAGTTAATTCAACCAAGAACCTGAGCACCACTTCTAATCCTGCTAATTTCCTCACGCTAGGTGGAGGAATTCTCTGTGCTAAGGCTTCCATGCTACTCCAA AATGTCCCTCCTGCAGTGCTGGTTCGTTTCTTGAGGGAGCACCGTTCAGAGTGGGCTGATTTCAATGTTGATGCATATTCTGCTGCATCACTAAAAGCAGGTTCATATACTTTCCCGGGAATGAGGCCTACAAGATTTACTGGGAGCCAAATTATCATGCCTCTTGGCCACACAATAGAACATGAAGAG GTTCTCGAGATTATTCGACTTGAAAGCCATTGTCTTCCTCAAGAAGATGCTTTTGTATCAAGGGACATTCATCTCTTGCAG ATATGTAATGGAGTTGATGAACATGCTGTAGGAGCCTGTTCTGAACTTATATTTGCTACAATTGATGAGATGTTTCCAGATGATGCTCCGTTGCTGCCCTCTGGTTTCCGTATCATCCCATTGGATTCAAAAACA tgTGATGCAAAGGATTCGTTGCCAACACATCGCACCCTAGATCTGACATCTAGTCTTGAAGTGGGTCCTGCTACAGACCATTCTGCAGGGGATGCATCCTCATGTCATTCTCGATCAGTGTTGACTATTGCTTTCCAGTTTCCATTTGATAGCAGTCTGCAAGATAATGTTGCAAACATGGCTCGTCAATATGTCCGAAGTGTTATTTCCTCTGTGCAGAGGGTTGCTATGGCGATATCGCCTGCAGGTTTGAGCCCAGCTGTGGGACCAAAACTTTCTCCTGGCTCTCCAGAGGCTCTTACACTAGCGCACTGGATTTGCCAGAGCTATAG TTACCATTTAGGGGCAGAATTGCTGGGATCCGATTCTCTGGGAGGTGATTCAGTGTTAAAACATCTGTGGGATCATCAGGATGCCATTATGTGCTGCACATTAAAG TCATTGCCGGTTTTCATCTTTGCAAATCAGGCAGGGCTCGACATGTTGGAAACAACTCTAGTTGCTCTACAAGACATTACACTCGATAAAATCTTTGATGAGTCTGGGCGCAAGGCACTATGTGCTGATTTTGCCAAGTTAATGCAACAG GGTTTCACTTACTTGCCTTCTGGAATCTGCATGTCAACCATGGGTCGCCATGTTTCATACGAACAAGCAGTTGCATGGAAAGTCCTTGCTGCAGACGAGACCACTGTCCACTGCCTGGCCTTCTCTTTCGTAAATTGGtcttttgtgtga